A DNA window from Ostrea edulis chromosome 5, xbOstEdul1.1, whole genome shotgun sequence contains the following coding sequences:
- the LOC125651863 gene encoding uncharacterized transmembrane protein DDB_G0289901-like gives MIRTVALLCLIVGAFAIPVPRDNYPKPGCGQYGCSHNIHFNGQGVAGGIHSGVNDNGFEARFFPLDGGNAAAASAAASGFNAAASAAAASNRGFNGHQGVIGFNNEFDAGLIGGNSAAASAAASGFNAAAAAAAAASNQAIGGQHGVLGFNNGFNARLIDGNSAAASAAASGFNAAAAAAASNQAIGGQHGVIGFNNGFNARLIGGNSAAASAAASGFNAAAAAAAAASNQAVGGQHGVIGLNNGYNAGLIGGNSAAASAAASGFNAAAAAAAASNQAVGQHGVIGLNNGFDAGFNGFNPILIGQNPGAAAASAAASASQRGAASAAAAASSANLRSGIGMGGLIGSQLTGHFNGPVIQPFQGVPYPVTPLIGQNPGAAAAAAGVATSNGAASASAGASGSQGFIDGGILQGRSPRIINSNIVPGRKVY, from the exons ATGATCCGTACTGTTGCCCTTCTCTGTCTTATTGTTGGTGCATTTGCAATCCCTGTTCCAAGGGATAATTATCCTAAACCAGGATGTGGACAGTACGGATGTTCTCACAACATCCACTTTAATGGACAAGGTGTTGCTGGGGGTATACACAGTGGTGTCAACGACAATGGATTTGAAGCCAGGTTTTTTCCATTAGATGGAGGAAACGCAGCCGCCGCTTCAGCAGCTGCAAGTGGTTTCAACGCTGCTGCCTCTGCCGCAGCCGCCTCAAACCGAGGATTTAATGGACATCAAGGTGTAATTGGCTTCAACAATGAATTTGATGCTGGACTCATCGGTGGAAACTCAGCTGCTGCCTCAGCAGCTGCAAGTGGTTTCAACGCTGCCGCTGCCGCTGCCGCCGCCGCCTCAAACCAAGCAATTGGTGGACAACATGGCGTACTTGGCttcaataatggatttaatgccaGACTCATCGATGGAAACTCAGCTGCTGCCTCAGCAGCTGCAAGTGGTTTCAACGCTGCCGCTGCCGCTGCCGCTTCAAACCAAGCAATTGGTGGACAACATGGCGTAATTGGCttcaataatggatttaatgccaGACTCATCGGTGGAAACTCAGCTGCTGCCTCAGCAGCTGCAAGTGGTTTCAACGCCGCCGCTGCCGCTGCCGCAGCCGCTTCAAATCAAGCAGTTGGTGGACAACATGGCGTAATTGGCCTCAATAATGGATATAATGCCGGACTCATCGGTGGTAACTCAGCTGCTGCCTCAGCAGCTGCAAGTGGTTTCAACGCCGCCGCCGCTGCCGCCGCCGCCTCAAACCAAGCCGTTGGACAACATGGTGTAATTGGCCTCAATAATGGATTTGATGCTGGATTCAATGGCTTTAATCCCATCTTAATCGGACAAAATCCCGGAGCTGCTGCTGCCTCCGCCGCTGCCTCTGCCAGCCAACGTGGTGCCGCCTCCGCTGCTGCTGCTGCCTCTAGCGCCAACTTGAGATCAGGAATCGGAATGGGAGGTCTCATTGGATCCCAACTCACAGGTCACTTTAATGGCCCTGTAATTCAGCCTTTCCAAGGTGTACCATACCCTGTTACTCCCCTTATCGGACAAAACCCTGGAGCTGCAGCTGCTGCCGCTGGTGTTGCTACTTCAAACGGTGCCGCTTCCGCGTCCGCTGGTGCATCTGGATCCCAAGGATTTATTGACGGTGGCATTTTGCAAGGGAGATCACCAAGAATTATCAACTCCAACATTGTACCTGGCAGAAAG GTTTACTAA